The DNA sequence GTGGGCTAGGACGTTGCCTCGCCGGACATCATGTCGACAATTCGTTGCAAATCCTCGACCGAACCGAACTCGACGACAATCTTGCCCTTGCGCTTCCCCAGGCTCACCGTCACGCGGGTGTCGAAGGTCCCCGAGAGTCGTTCGGCGACATCCTGAAGACCGGGCATCTGGATCGGCTTGCGGCGCGGCGACGGTTTGGGGGCATCGCTACGGTTCGCCAGCGTCACCGCTTCCTCGGCGGCACGCACCGACATCCCCTCCGCCACGATCCGGGCGGCGAGCTCCTCCTGTGCCTCGGCTCCGCCATCAAGGGCGAGCAATGCACGCGCATGTCCGGCGGACAGCACGCCCGCCGCGACCCTGCGCTGCACCGCGATGGGCAGACGCAGCAGTCGGATCATGTTGGAGATCACCGGCCGCGACCGGCCGATCCGGGCGGCCAGTTCCTCGTGTGTTACTTCGAACTCGTCGAGAAGCTGTTGGTAGGCGGCCGCTTCTTCCAAGGGGTTCAGCTGTGCCCGATGGATGTTCTCGAGCAGTGCGTCGCGCAGCAGATTGTTATCGGCCGTCTCGCGGACGATCGCCGGGATGGTCTCCAAGCCCGCTTGTTGGGTGGCGCGCCACCGCCGCTCCCCCATGACCAGTTGATAGTCGCCACCCTCGGCCGCACGCACCACGATGGGCTGCATCACGCCGAATTCACGAATCGAGTGGACCAGCTCGGCGAGCGCCTCCTCGTCGAACACCTGACGCGGCTGCTTGGGATTGGGCTTGATGGCCGTCACCGGGATCTCACGATAGACCGCGCCGATATCTG is a window from the Mycobacteroides salmoniphilum genome containing:
- a CDS encoding ParB/RepB/Spo0J family partition protein; the protein is MSQSPASRRKGGLGRGLASLIPTAPADGSPTPSGPRLGDAAADVVIGGGPTAPVAPPADIGAVYREIPVTAIKPNPKQPRQVFDEEALAELVHSIREFGVMQPIVVRAAEGGDYQLVMGERRWRATQQAGLETIPAIVRETADNNLLRDALLENIHRAQLNPLEEAAAYQQLLDEFEVTHEELAARIGRSRPVISNMIRLLRLPIAVQRRVAAGVLSAGHARALLALDGGAEAQEELAARIVAEGMSVRAAEEAVTLANRSDAPKPSPRRKPIQMPGLQDVAERLSGTFDTRVTVSLGKRKGKIVVEFGSVEDLQRIVDMMSGEATS